One window of the Archangium primigenium genome contains the following:
- a CDS encoding DUF420 domain-containing protein produces the protein MSDAAAPLPRVSDRSFYVFTAVVSTAALAFLAWLLLIRRGGAVAGVDLRFLPAVNASFNALAAACLTAGWVAIRRKARRAHQYFMVSAFAASALFLVCYLAYHFVHGDTRYAGGGALKVVYLLILASHVLLSTVVVPGALLAFYFAWRASWERHKKVTRWLAPIWLYVSVTGVVIFFMLRGSLPTSP, from the coding sequence ATGTCCGATGCCGCAGCCCCCCTCCCCCGGGTGAGCGATCGCTCCTTCTATGTCTTCACCGCGGTGGTCTCCACCGCCGCGCTGGCGTTCCTGGCCTGGCTGTTGCTCATCCGCCGGGGCGGCGCGGTGGCGGGGGTGGACCTGCGCTTCCTGCCGGCGGTGAACGCGAGCTTCAACGCCCTGGCGGCCGCCTGCCTCACCGCGGGCTGGGTGGCCATCCGCCGCAAGGCCCGGCGCGCGCACCAGTACTTCATGGTGTCCGCCTTCGCCGCCTCGGCGCTCTTCCTGGTGTGCTACCTCGCCTACCACTTCGTCCACGGCGACACGCGCTACGCGGGCGGAGGGGCGCTCAAGGTGGTGTACCTGCTCATCCTCGCCAGCCACGTGCTGCTGTCCACGGTGGTGGTGCCCGGCGCGCTCTTGGCCTTCTACTTCGCCTGGCGCGCGTCCTGGGAGCGTCACAAGAAGGTCACGCGGTGGCTGGCGCCCATCTGGCTCTACGTGTCCGTGACCGGCGTGGTCATCTTCTTCATGCTGCGCGGCAGCCTGCCCACCTCGCCCTGA
- a CDS encoding hybrid sensor histidine kinase/response regulator has product MSLRVLLVDDSLADQRALRRALEKDTGTKWDVELAGSAEEALERLAQPPMPDAVVLDFHLPGIDGVALLQGLRERCGPQMPAVVVFTGSGNERVAVDAMRAGAHDYLLKDGFSPERLRRSLSNAVENMRMTRELEERRQQTERAEQAARAALAVRDEFFAIATHDLKGPLQSILLSTQLLRRQLPESAHTPGVEARLEQILRGTQRMSELIDHFLAVSKGGERPLRRESVDLLMMVRNKVRELIPLAATHPVNLHVEGLDFLGQWDAASLERVLDNLLGNAVKYSPKGGAIDVWLSEASPGPGGWVCLKVQDHGMGIPAEDLPHIFERFRRGRNVAPAISGSGVGLASAYRLVTMHGGTLAVESEEGRGSTFTVCLPRQVRVGEPPAPPSETRPP; this is encoded by the coding sequence ATGAGTTTGCGTGTGCTCCTGGTCGACGACAGTCTCGCGGACCAGCGAGCGTTGCGGCGTGCCTTGGAGAAGGACACCGGAACCAAATGGGACGTGGAGCTGGCCGGCTCCGCCGAGGAGGCCTTGGAGCGTCTGGCGCAGCCGCCCATGCCCGATGCCGTCGTGCTGGACTTCCACCTGCCCGGCATCGACGGCGTGGCCCTGTTGCAGGGCCTGCGGGAGCGGTGCGGCCCGCAGATGCCGGCGGTGGTGGTCTTCACCGGCAGTGGCAACGAGCGCGTGGCGGTGGATGCGATGCGCGCGGGGGCCCACGACTACCTGCTCAAGGACGGCTTCTCCCCGGAGCGGCTGCGGCGCAGCCTCTCCAACGCGGTGGAGAACATGCGCATGACGCGCGAGCTCGAGGAGCGGCGGCAGCAGACGGAGCGCGCCGAGCAGGCCGCCCGCGCGGCGCTCGCCGTGCGCGACGAGTTCTTCGCCATCGCCACGCATGACCTCAAGGGGCCGCTGCAGAGCATCCTGTTGAGCACCCAGTTGTTGCGCCGCCAGCTGCCCGAGTCCGCCCACACGCCGGGCGTGGAGGCCCGGCTCGAGCAGATCCTCCGGGGCACCCAGCGCATGAGCGAGCTCATCGACCACTTCCTGGCCGTGTCCAAGGGCGGGGAGCGGCCGCTGCGGCGCGAGTCGGTGGATCTGCTCATGATGGTGCGCAACAAGGTGCGCGAGCTCATTCCGCTCGCGGCCACGCACCCGGTGAACCTGCACGTGGAGGGCCTGGACTTCCTCGGGCAGTGGGACGCGGCCAGCCTGGAGCGGGTGCTGGACAACCTGCTGGGCAACGCCGTGAAGTACAGCCCCAAGGGCGGCGCCATCGACGTGTGGCTGAGCGAGGCGTCCCCCGGGCCGGGCGGCTGGGTGTGCCTGAAGGTGCAGGATCACGGCATGGGGATTCCCGCCGAGGACCTGCCCCACATCTTCGAGCGCTTCCGCCGGGGCCGCAACGTGGCGCCGGCCATCTCCGGCAGCGGGGTGGGGCTGGCCAGTGCCTACCGGCTGGTGACGATGCACGGGGGCACGCTCGCCGTGGAGAGCGAGGAAGGCCGGGGCTCCACCTTCACCGTGTGCCTGCCCCGGCAGGTGCGCGTGGGCGAGCCGCCCGCTCCGCCGTCCGAGACGCGCCCGCCCTAG
- a CDS encoding response regulator: MDTKRPLLLVEDSDPDAEALQRLARRLPLSWPVVRVTDGESALDYLYQRGAYADAPRPVMVLLDLNLPGIGGREILGTLKADPALRGLPVIIFSNSTRSEDVNGAYDAGANSYLFKPSEPAELKDVAFALERFWFGVARLPDGERWG, translated from the coding sequence ATGGACACCAAGCGACCCTTATTGCTCGTCGAGGACAGTGATCCGGATGCGGAGGCCCTGCAGCGCCTGGCGCGTCGGTTGCCCTTGTCCTGGCCCGTGGTGCGCGTCACCGATGGAGAGAGCGCGCTCGACTACCTCTATCAACGGGGGGCCTACGCGGACGCGCCCCGGCCGGTGATGGTGCTGTTGGACCTCAACCTGCCGGGCATCGGTGGCCGGGAGATCCTCGGCACACTCAAGGCGGACCCCGCGCTGCGCGGGCTGCCCGTCATCATCTTCTCCAACTCCACGCGCTCCGAGGACGTGAACGGGGCGTATGACGCGGGCGCCAACAGCTACCTGTTCAAGCCGAGTGAGCCGGCGGAACTCAAGGACGTGGCGTTCGCCCTGGAGCGCTTCTGGTTCGGGGTCGCTCGACTACCGGACGGGGAGCGCTGGGGATGA
- a CDS encoding ATP-binding protein — protein MTPVTDTELTECDREPIHLLGGIQPHGALLAFSEPDLSLAVVSANTQEWLGVSPQALLGRPLADVLHPTSLALVSRALTQPAGGALRIEAAGRVFVGLLHRRDGLAVLDLEPVVESSSEEEALTRVNQLLSPLTRAQGPRGLLQEVANAVRALSGFDRVMVYLFDADWHGEVVAESLDPAMDSFMGLHFPASDIPAQARALYVRSTLRLIADARAAPVPLVPAVLPGLGRPLDLSDSALRSVSPVHLEYLANMDVRASMSISLVRDGVLWGLVACHHRQPLKVPAATRRACDVLARLVSLQLASEERATMSEELARRASFQAQLVERLSAEDTALTTSLSRHADLLLGLTHATGAALLLGETPVLLGATPTLDEVGALAAWLGAQSFDATLHTEKLGQLHPPARAYADVASGLLVVRLDAGAPRFIVWFRPEVARTIRWAGNPRKPVVEGPGVRRLHPRASFDAWQETVRGASVPWSAEDQASATALRGALVGVLLRHAAALSRSNAELDAFGGTVAHDLKEPLRGIQQYVSFLLEDVGEAVGSEGRKQLEEVRWLAGRTQGQMDALFEFSRVGRLSLAWGETDMQDLVDEVVLTVSARLVENQVSIRMPRRFPRVECDRVRIQQVWANLLTNAAKYHQPGTPRWVEAGFIAPDEPLASARRHGNEYVFYVRDNGIGIPERFHEVIFEMFRRLHPAHSFGGGSGAGLSISRRLVLLHGGDLWVESAPGQGSTFYFTLGKGPG, from the coding sequence ATGACCCCTGTCACCGACACTGAACTGACCGAGTGCGATCGCGAACCCATCCACCTGCTCGGAGGCATTCAGCCTCATGGGGCCCTGCTGGCCTTCAGCGAGCCGGACTTGAGCCTCGCGGTGGTGAGCGCCAACACGCAGGAGTGGCTGGGGGTGTCGCCCCAGGCCCTGCTGGGCCGACCCCTGGCGGACGTGCTGCACCCCACGTCCCTGGCCCTGGTGTCGCGCGCGCTGACGCAGCCCGCGGGAGGCGCGCTGCGCATCGAGGCGGCGGGCCGCGTCTTCGTGGGCCTCTTGCACCGCCGTGATGGACTCGCCGTGCTGGACCTGGAGCCCGTCGTCGAGTCGTCCTCCGAGGAGGAGGCGCTGACGCGGGTGAACCAACTGCTCTCGCCGCTGACGCGGGCGCAGGGGCCGCGCGGGCTGTTGCAGGAAGTGGCCAACGCCGTGCGGGCGCTGTCGGGCTTCGACCGGGTGATGGTGTACCTCTTCGACGCGGACTGGCATGGCGAGGTGGTGGCCGAGAGCCTCGACCCGGCCATGGACAGCTTCATGGGGCTGCACTTCCCCGCGAGCGACATCCCCGCGCAGGCCCGGGCTCTGTACGTGCGCAGCACGCTGCGCCTCATCGCGGACGCGCGCGCCGCGCCCGTGCCCCTGGTGCCCGCGGTGCTCCCCGGCCTGGGGCGGCCGTTGGACCTGTCCGACTCGGCGCTGCGCAGCGTGTCGCCCGTGCACCTGGAGTACTTGGCCAACATGGATGTGCGTGCGTCCATGTCCATCTCCCTGGTGCGAGACGGCGTGTTGTGGGGCCTCGTCGCGTGCCACCACCGCCAGCCGCTGAAGGTGCCGGCCGCCACGCGCCGCGCCTGCGATGTGCTGGCGCGCCTGGTGTCGCTGCAGCTCGCCTCCGAGGAGCGCGCGACGATGTCCGAGGAGCTCGCCCGCCGCGCGTCCTTCCAGGCGCAACTGGTGGAGCGGCTGTCCGCCGAGGACACCGCGCTGACCACGTCCCTGTCGCGGCATGCGGACCTGCTGCTCGGGCTCACCCACGCGACGGGCGCGGCGCTGCTGTTGGGCGAGACGCCCGTGTTGCTGGGCGCCACGCCCACGCTGGACGAGGTGGGGGCCCTGGCCGCCTGGCTCGGCGCGCAGTCCTTCGACGCGACCCTGCACACCGAGAAGCTGGGGCAGCTCCACCCGCCCGCGCGGGCCTACGCGGATGTGGCCAGCGGTCTGCTCGTGGTGCGGCTGGACGCGGGCGCGCCGCGCTTCATCGTCTGGTTCCGTCCCGAGGTGGCACGCACCATTCGCTGGGCGGGCAATCCCCGCAAGCCCGTGGTGGAGGGACCGGGCGTGCGCCGGCTGCATCCGCGTGCCTCCTTCGACGCCTGGCAGGAGACGGTCCGGGGCGCCAGTGTGCCTTGGTCTGCGGAGGACCAGGCCAGCGCCACGGCGCTCCGGGGGGCCCTGGTGGGCGTGTTGCTGCGGCATGCGGCGGCCCTGTCCCGCTCCAACGCGGAACTGGACGCCTTCGGTGGCACCGTGGCGCATGACCTCAAGGAGCCGCTGCGCGGCATCCAGCAGTACGTGAGCTTCCTCCTGGAGGATGTGGGGGAGGCGGTGGGCAGCGAGGGCCGCAAGCAACTGGAAGAGGTGCGGTGGCTGGCGGGCCGGACGCAGGGGCAGATGGATGCCCTGTTCGAGTTCAGCCGGGTGGGGCGCCTGTCCCTGGCCTGGGGTGAGACGGACATGCAGGACCTGGTGGACGAGGTGGTCCTCACGGTGTCCGCCCGGTTGGTGGAGAACCAGGTGTCCATCCGGATGCCCCGCCGTTTTCCCCGGGTGGAGTGCGACCGCGTCCGCATCCAACAGGTCTGGGCCAATCTGCTGACCAACGCCGCCAAGTACCACCAGCCAGGCACGCCGCGCTGGGTGGAAGCGGGCTTCATCGCGCCCGACGAGCCCCTGGCCTCGGCGCGTCGGCACGGCAATGAATACGTCTTCTACGTGCGCGACAACGGCATCGGCATCCCCGAGCGGTTCCACGAGGTCATCTTCGAGATGTTCCGGCGCCTGCACCCGGCGCATTCCTTCGGAGGCGGCAGTGGCGCGGGGTTGTCCATCTCGCGCCGGCTCGTCCTGCTTCACGGAGGCGACTTGTGGGTGGAATCCGCGCCCGGCCAGGGTTCCACTTTCTACTTTACCCTGGGCAAAGGACCGGGGTGA
- a CDS encoding biliverdin-producing heme oxygenase, with protein sequence MLPRAVFLSESRNLLQQLKAETRPHHERAERVVRLMSPGLSPEGYRRHLEALHAVHGALEPLLAEALDGFSSELLLAERWKLPLLREDLLALGHDEASLARLPALAHPPSVPGVPEALGALYVLEGSTLGGQIILRQLVRHFEGQSVGRFAFFRAYGDAVGPMWKSFGEAALRICPEPAQAPRVIQGAQDAFETFEARFREIHDS encoded by the coding sequence ATGCTCCCGCGCGCCGTGTTCCTTTCCGAATCCCGTAACCTGCTCCAGCAGTTGAAGGCGGAAACCCGCCCCCACCACGAGCGCGCCGAGCGTGTCGTGCGGTTGATGTCCCCGGGCCTGAGCCCGGAGGGATACCGCCGACATCTGGAAGCCCTCCACGCCGTGCATGGCGCGCTCGAACCCCTGCTCGCCGAAGCGCTGGATGGTTTCTCCTCCGAGCTTCTCCTGGCGGAGCGCTGGAAGCTGCCGCTCTTGCGTGAGGACCTCCTGGCCTTGGGCCACGACGAGGCCTCGCTGGCGCGCCTGCCCGCGCTCGCCCACCCGCCTTCGGTGCCGGGCGTCCCCGAGGCCCTCGGTGCACTCTACGTGCTGGAGGGCTCCACTCTGGGTGGGCAGATCATCCTGCGGCAGCTGGTGCGTCATTTCGAGGGCCAGTCCGTGGGACGCTTCGCGTTCTTCCGCGCCTACGGCGATGCCGTGGGGCCCATGTGGAAGTCCTTCGGTGAGGCCGCGCTGCGCATTTGTCCGGAGCCCGCTCAGGCGCCCCGGGTGATTCAAGGAGCCCAGGATGCCTTCGAGACCTTCGAGGCCCGGTTCCGCGAGATCCACGACTCATGA